One genomic window of Fusarium fujikuroi IMI 58289 draft genome, chromosome FFUJ_chr01 includes the following:
- a CDS encoding related to nucleoside-diphosphate-sugar epimerase yields MATKILLTGVTGFVGGTAFAKIHDAHPDYDYTLYVRSEDRAKTISKKYPKVRFVYRDLASTDVIEKTASEADVVVHTAESADSLPAAKAIARGLASGHSKENPGYYIHLSGAGILTWYDLKNQRYGEPPLPEQSYHDINDIDRILNLPDEAIHKDVDNAVQSIDSGIVKFLIVSPGVIHGTGLGLFNTTSMTVPGLTRATFDLGYTPFVGAGKAKWDYVHVEDLADFFDKAIEATQDPSKKEDPEIWGKKGYYFVSGGQHQWKDLATWVADEVHRQGYIPESSTQSVTFEDVIKNGYKAGIAWAINSRGESERAKKFLGWEPKAPSLKDTVRESVVWEAEILDLKPKYK; encoded by the exons ATGGCAACCAAAATTTTGCT TACTGGAGTCACTG GCTTTGTTGGAGGCACTGCCTTTGCCAAGATACACGATGCCCACCCAGATTATGACTATACCCTCTATGTCCGTAGTGAAGATCGCGCAAAGACTATCTCGAAGAAGTACCCCAAGGTCAGATTCGTGTATCGAGACCTTGCAAGTACCGATGTGATCGAGAAGACGGCATCTGAAGCTGACGTGGTTGTTC ATACGGCAGAATCTGCAGACTCACTTCCAGCGGCAAAGGCAATCGCAAGAGGCCTTGCCTCTGGCCATTCAAAGGAAAATCCGGGATACTACATTCATCTTTCAGGAGCGGGTATCCTGACCTGGTATGATCTCAAGAATCAGCGCTATGGCGAACCACCTCTGCCAGAGCAGAGTTACCATGATATAAATGACATTGATCGCATTTTAAATCTTCCTGATGAAGCGATCCACAAGGATGTGGACAATGCTGTTCAGAGTATCGACTCAGGTATCGTCAAGTTCCTCATTGTATCACCTGGTGTCATCCACGGAACTGGTCTCGGGTTGTTCAATACGACTAGCATGACAGTTCCAGGCTTGACTCGAGCAACATTCGATCTTGGCTACACCCCTTTCGTTGGAGCTGGAAAGGCAAAATGGGACTACGTTCATGTGGAGGACCTTGCAGACTTTTTCGACAAAGCTATCGAAGCAACCCAGGATCCCTCCAAGAAAGAAGACCCTGAGATATGGGGTAAGAAAGGATACTACTTTGTCAGTGGCGGTCAACACCAATGGAAAGACCTGGCAACCTGGGTTGCCGACGAGGTTCATCGTCAAGGGTATATACCCGAGTCTAGTACTCAGTCTGTTACATTTGAAGATGTAATCAAGAATGGCTACAAGGCTGGAATTGCGTGGGCCATTAACTCTAGGGGGGAATCGGAGAGAGCGAAGAAGTTTCTGGGATGGGAGCCTAAGGCCCCGTCTCTCAAAGACACAGTTCGTGAGTCTGTGGTTTGGGAGGCTGAGATTCTCGATCTGAAGCCCAAGTACAAATGA
- a CDS encoding probable heat shock protein 70 produces MADEVYDGAIGIDLGTTYSCVATYEGTNVEIIANEQGSFTTPSFVSFTDKERLIGEAAKNNAAMNPRNTVFDAKRLIGRRFDDPTVKKDIESWPFKIVDDNGSPKIEVEYLGENKQFSAQEISSMVLTKMKEIAETKLGKKVEKAVITVPAYFNDNQRQATKDAGSIAGLNVLRIINEPTAAAIAYGLGAGKSEKERNVLIYDLGGGTFDVSLLNIQGGVFTVKATAGDTHLGGQDFDTNLLDHCKKEFGRKTKKDLSGDARALRRLRTACERAKRTLSSGAQATIEIDSLFDGEDFTMSITRARFEDLNAKAFSGTIEPVAQVLKDAQIEKKAVDEIVLVGGSTRIPKIQKLLSEFFDGKKLEKSINPDEAVAYGAAVQAGILSGKATSAETSDLLLLDVVPLSLGVAMEGNIFAPVVPRGTTCPTLKKRTFTTVADNQQTVQFPVFQGERVNCEDNTSLGEFTLAPIPPMRAGEAVLECVFEVDVNGILKVTATEKTSGRSANITISNSVGKLTTDEIEKMVNDAEQFKSNDDAFQKKFEAKQQLESYIGRVEEIVSDPTLSLKLKRGQKEKIESTISDAMTALELNESSAEDLKKQELALKRLVTKAMSSR; encoded by the exons ATGGCGGACGAAGTGTATGACGGTGCCATTGGCATTGATCTGG GTACTACCTACTCCTGTGTTGCTACCTACGAGGGTACCAATGTCGAGATCATCGCCAACGAGCAGGGTTCTTTCACCACCCCTTCTTTCGTTTCCTTCACTGATAAGGAGCGTCTGATCGGTGAGGCCGCCAAGAACAATGCTGCCATGAACCCCCGCAACACTGTCTTCGATGCCAA GCGTCTGATTGGTCGTCGTTTCGATGACCCTACCGTCAAGAAGGACATCGAGTCTTGGCCCTTCAAGATTGTCGATGACAACGGCAGCCCCAAGATCGAGGTCGAGTACCTCGGCGAGAACAAGCAGTTCTCTGCCCAGGAGATCTCTTCCATGGTCCTCACCAAG atgaaggagattgccgagaccaagctcggcaagaaggtcgagaaggcCGTCATCACTGTCCCTGCCTACTTCAACGACAACCAGCGACAGGCCACCAAGGACGCCGGTTCCATTGCCGGTCTCAACGTCCTCCGTATCATCAACGAGCCCACTGCCGCCGCCATTGCCTACGGTCTTGGTGCCGGTAAGTCTGAGAAGGAGCGCAACGTTCTCATCTACGATCTCGGTGGTGGTACTTTCGATGTctccctcctcaacatccaggGAGGTGTCTTTACTGTCAAGGCTACCGCTGGCGA TACCCATCTTGGCGGACAGGACTTCGATACTAACCTCCTCGACCACTGCAAGAAGGAGTTCGGCCGAAAGACCAAG AAGGACCTCTCTGGCGATGCCCGTGCCCTCCGACGTCTCCGAACTGCTTGTGAGCGTGCCAAGCGTACTCTCTCCAGCGGTGCCCAGGCCACCATTGAGATCGACTCTCTCTTCGACGGTGAGGACTTCACCATGTCCATCACCCGTGCCCGTTTCGAGGACCTTAACGCCAAGGCTTTCTCTGGCACCATTGAGCCCGTCGCTCAGGTTCTCAAGGACGCCcagattgagaagaaggccgtTGACGAGATTGTCCTCGTCGGTGGTTCCACCCGTATCCCCaagatccagaagcttctgTCCGAGTTCTTCGatggcaagaagctcgagaagagCATCAACCCCGATGAGGCCGTTGCCTACGGCGCAGCGGTACAGGCCGGAATTTTGTCCGGAAAGGCTACCTCTGCTGAGACCTCCGACCTCCTTCTCCTGGACGTCGTTCCCCTGTCCCTGGGTGTTGCCATGGAGGGTAACATCTTCGCTCCCGTTGTTCCCCGTGGTACTACTTGCCCTACCCTGAAGAAGCG AACATTCACCACAGTTGCCGATAACCAGCAG ACTGTCCAGTTCCCCGTCTTCCAAGGAGAGCGCGTAAACTGCGAGGATAACACTTCTCTCGGAGAGTTCACTCTTGCCCCTATTCCTCCCATGCGTGCCGGTGAGGCCGTCCTCGAGTGTGTCTTCGAGGTCGATGTCAACGGTATCCTCAAGGTCACTGCTACCGAGAAGACCTCCGGCCGCAGCGCCAACATCACTATCTCCAACTCTGTCGGCAAGCTCACCACCgacgagatcgagaagatggtCAACGATGCTGAGCAGTTCAAGAGCAACGACGACGCTTTCCAGAAGAAGTTCGAGGCCAAGCAGCAACTCGAGTCTTACATCGGCCGTGTTGAGGAGATCGTATCTGACCCCACTCTGTCCCTTAAGCTTAAGCGTGgccagaaggagaagatcgaGAGCACCATCAGCGACGCCATGACTGCTCTTGAGCTCAACGAGTCTTCCGCTGAGGacctcaagaagcaggagcTTGCTCTCAAGCGCCTTGTCACCAAGGCTATGTCTTCCCGATAA